The Gossypium arboreum isolate Shixiya-1 chromosome 2, ASM2569848v2, whole genome shotgun sequence region TGGGAAGTGCATCATGCTAGCGGTCAGAAAGCACCCCACAAGGTAAAACTCATAATCCGATTTCTAAATTTCTCCCTCACCGGCAATCATCCACGCTTCTTCTTCTCCATTCTCAATATTCAGATTCTCCAAGCTTTCTCCATTCTCAATCCACCTAGCAGTCTAGACTCTTTACGAAGTGAAAAGAAATAAACTCAAATCCTAATAGCAAAAAAAACGTAAACACAattgatggtcgtgaaactaactaaaaatttgacttaaggcaagcgcacctatcgaacagtagtatagttatggtgagatcggaaatattgtatccacgaggactaaaagtactagtaattactatctttttactatctagcctaaaaatcaagagaatgttttatctaaaactaattatctaattaactaagattacaacAGAGATTAAGgttaaaaatactttttagaaaaccgatcgagaagacaatacccaaggaagaatccacctagacttcacttattacctttgagttagacgatttattcacttgacttaatccgtaaaaatccctaatttatgttaatatctctctcaagactaaaaacaactaactctaggttgattaattgaaatctctttctaattaaaacccctattgtctcattaactcgatctatgaattcccttattagatttgactctaatccggcagatttatgtcgtcctatctctaggattgcatggaactccgcttaattatgaatgatctactcttaaacagggacttttgctccactgaataagcatcaaaaacctgaattaatattctGGAACATTAAAACAAGGattagaactcacaattaagaataagaataagtatttatcatataattcaaatagtaataagatccatcttaggttttatctcccttaggtatttaaggagtttagttcataataataatggaaaacatctcaaaattttgaaaacaacaaaacataaagaaacccaaaaaacttctaggaaatttgatggaaatcttcaatcttgatgtagatcctcctCCCGAGCTGATTCTGATGGttgtccttgagtattttctgccttctactctgcgtgtctcctttaatcctcttctagggtgtttatatagactttcaaatgcccaaaatagcccaaaattagcctttttcgagtagaactagacttgggcttgacAAGGACACGGTCGtatgccacgcccgtgtgaaggtgctcaggccgtgtgcaattctgacttggattaatgtcaacacggccatgacacacgggcgtgcggtctacccatgtgtcacacacaggcgtgtggatcacccgtgtggaagtgcctaggccgtatgaaacactgatttaggcccaatttgttcGTTTTttacccgtttctcgctctttttgctatcctaagctttcctgagtataaaacaggaaattaaaggattaggagcatcaaattcaatgaaaccaaggaaaaatcatccataaatatgtcaagcgtggggtaaaaatatgtatatattatggtttatcaacaataaataaaaacaataaacaaacataGAGGCATGCCAAGAGGCAGACAACAGCATGCCAATAGCCAGAATTTTGAAGTGCTTGGTATTTTTAAATAGTTGATATAAATTCATTcatatttatctatttttaaaaattatataattataattattttatatttaataactatatatattttcctagttttatatattttcttttattaaaattttaaatttaaataaattaatatattttaatatatacattataaTACAATATATTTAGCTTTTATacgataaaaaaataatatattataaatttaaaaataaataaaacaattattttgagTTTGGCTTTAACTTTCAATATTGTAACTTGAGTTTGATTCTTTTAaacaattttttataaatttatttttcaaacctaataattttataataatattttccatTTAAATATATGAGATTATAGAATAAAAACATATAGGGCagattttatttaaatcattataGTTTGGTAGGATACAACGTAATAAAAGTACAATATGTTGGTCTGTGATAGGACGTTGTAGGTTTTAATTTTATGTGCACAATTTTATTGTTGTTCAAAATTCAGGGttttttataagaaattaattaattacaaaaataatattaaatgtaGATTATTTATGAAAGTGGGATTTTTTTATAGTAACATTAGATGcaacttgataaattggcagaatatTTTATCTTTTCTCATCACCAATCAATTATGCGAtttaatatatatacactttttAGGTAGTATTGTTTAATAAATTGGCGAAATcagtataaattttaaaaagtatctatatttttagtttatacataaaagtaatatataaaaaattatttttatgggGTCGTTTGACACATTAACTACacttatgaaatttaaaaaaaaaatcagtggAAAAAAGCAgctgaagaaaaaaagaaaaaaaaagaagctagAAGACCGTACTTAAACCACTACTGTTCTGATGAGTCGATAACAGTGATATGGCCTATTAAGACATTTAACATATGTTGTaaagtataaataaaaataataatagaataatgcataaaaattttatatacaaCAAAGAAACGTGATGAACTATTTCTCAGTTAAGTtgcaatattttaattatttttgtttgttaGTTTTTAACCTTACATGTAAGATGTCACTATCCGAacataatcaatatcaaataaaaGTTCGATGGTTTTTTTAaggataaattataaaaataatcatatttatttatatcatattatatattagttatttatatttgaaatattacattttaatcacttacgTTATTGTTTTGTTATAAAGTAATCATTTTACCATTAAGCTTTGTTATCTCTCTACCGGTGATCATATGTGgcagtccaaatgggttttaaatgtcaACTTGGATGTTTTACGTGtcagtttaaataaaatttatttaattaaaaacctattttcatcCTAACAATTGGACATCCAAGTTAACATTTAAAATCCATTTGGAATGCCACGTAGGACTGCCGTTAGGGAAGTAACAAAGTTTAATAGTAAAGTGACCACTTCTTAACAAAAcgataatataagtgactaaaatgtaacatttcaaacataaatgactaaccacttcgtaacaaaacgataacataagtgactaaaacgtaacatttcaatcataaatgactaaaatataatttgagaCAACCAAAAGTGATATTTTTgtagtttattttttaaaaattacgaATTAATGATTATTCAAGTAtcacttttctttttttaaaaataagatagAACAATTGCAAATCAGAACTTTTACAAATGAATTTTTCTTTTGGTAGCAAAATAAAACATGTTCCAATTGTGCAAGgccaattatattaaattaatttagtaaTACAATATCTAATCATTTACTCTATACGAATTAAAGTACTtgtattattatttgatattttatgaaaatcaaatggatttataaattttatgaccAATCTAAATGTATTGTTAAATAGAATGTATAATTTGTTAAAATATGAACTCAAGCTATAAAATGACATAAACTTCATCACTTTTAATATGTTCTAGATTaaaaaaacagaaaaagaaaTACAAAGAGGCCGAATTTATCAACCTTTTACATAAAAGaagaaaacaaataaattaaaatcaattCGCAATTTAACTTAATTTATTAATTCAATTGCTCAATGAATTACATCTTCAACCAGCACATAGGTTCAAAGTGGAATTGGATCGATGAGCAATGAACTGATCCCACCTTTAGCAGCTTTGCCAACATGTGTATAACCATCTCCTTCTCTGTAAAGCACATCCATCACTCTTGCAAGGTTGAGACTTCTATTTAGAACAGGTACTGGCATTTCTGTTGGTTTCAGGAACTCTTCGTTAATGTCCTTCCAGGAGCTCTCTATATGCTTGTTGAATTCATCATAAGCCTCTTGTGCCGTTACGCCATATTGTTCCATGTAGCACTCGATGGCTGAGCAATCATCTTCTCTCCGATGCTTGAACTTGTGTTCAGCGATGTCATCCATGAACCTGCAAATTATTGTGGAAGCTTTGATGATCTTAGGGTCGTTGGTTGCCCATTCAAATGTCTCTGGAGTTATAACATCTCCCATGCCCACAAAAGCTGTAATAGCAAGCATGCCATAGCCCGAGGTTGGCAATGCATTATCTCTAAACTCCTCAAATGTTGGTTTGTAGTTTTGATGGGTCCATTTGGCTTCCAAAAGGTAAGCTTGAGCAAGTCGTATCATCTGCACGAGCATCAAAATCCAATAATTAATACTAACATATATTTCAATTGTATAGCTTCATCAAAAcaaaattagattttaatttttagaTGATTATAAAGTATTTTAGATCCAAGTTAACTGTCAATCCACTTACCGCCTTCCTTGCATATTCGACACGATATTGTCTCCCTTGCTTTGCCATTAGTTGCTCCATTTCCTCATAAACATCTAATAGTGCTTTATAGCTTATTTTCATAAATTCTGGGAGCTCATCCATACATTTAATATCCCACCTGAAACCCAATTTCAAGGCTAAATGTTTAATATCCCATAATTGATCATTTATACACTTCAAAGTAAATGTATATTCACAATTTCAATAAATCTAACCTCTCGATTGCATCTGTATAGGGAATGAGTTCATCATATGTTGCATATGAGTCATATGTATCATCTACGATAGATGCCATGGCTATTACTTTTGTCATCATCTTTCTACCAGGAGAGTATTGTGGCTCAAAGTATACTCCCATTATCCAAAAGTAACCTTCAACCACTCTATCTCTCGCAAACGGTAACTTTTTTGTAAAGTCTAAATCCTTCCaccacctatatatatatatatataaagaaaaaaaaaaacaaacatcaGATTTCAAACCCATTACCACAACCTAATCTTCATTTCACTTAGTAGAGTGTTAGGATTTTGAAGTCTAACATTCAAACTCTTACCTACAAATTTCACTTAGCTCTTTTCTATGCAAAAGCTGTAACAAGTTGAAATCTATCTTTGCAAATTCCAACAATGCCTTATTATGGGATTCAATATCCTGGTATATCGAAATGTATCGCCTAGCCTCGACCCTAGGCAAGCCTCTTCGGATGGACTGTTTTAAGGCATGTGCAACTTGTTCCGACAATGGATACTCTAAAGTCGGTGCTGCAAGAGTTAGGTGAGTGGTGGTGAAAGAAATTGCCTCATCCAATATATCTTCCCCATGCACCCGCATATACGAAGCTTCATAAAGCTCCAACAGTCCTTGCACATCAGTGGTTATGGATGACATGAAATTTCCTTCCTCATCTTTGAACTTATCGAATACCTCTGCTCAAACAGTACCCAAAAGTCATTATCAAACACATTGGTAGgctcaattaaaaaaaaattaggataACTAAAAGTAAAAACTAAATTACCACATGAAACATTAAAGCCATGCTCTCTAAGTAATCGAAATCGAAGAGAGGTGGTATAGAGATCATTGTCGACATCATTGTTGTCATGGTATATAGCTTCTAATGCATCTTCAATCTCTTCCTCAAAATGGTAATACACACCCAACCTTTGGACTGCATCAATAAGGGGCAGTTTTTGGGTTGAATTATCACCCATGGGAGCCACAAGCAGCCGCCTAACTTCTTCTTTTAGTTCTTCATGTCGGAGTTGAGTTGCAGTATCAATATCCTGCTCAAAAATGAAAATTTCTTCGtattaaatacaatttatttaaaaaatattaagatCAATAAAACAACAACACAAAACATGTACCTCATTAGGGCAATTGAGGAAGATATCTCCCCAAATGCCAGGGTGAAAATCAGCCTTGGGACGATTTTCCATGTTGCAGGGAATGGAAGTATGGGGTGAAGCAAGGATTTGAGAAACTTGTGAAGCCATGTATTTCTCTTGTTGGAACCAAATAGATTGTTCAAAGTGCTAATAAATTTGtgttcttataaattagcacagATATTTGTGTGAGGCTAAGTATGCAATTGCAGCAGGTATTTATAGATACCAGATTACTCACTCAAGTCAAAGAAAGACAATTTCGAAAACTaaggaaaattataaaaaaaaattaaaaagaaagaaagaaaaacatgaGCATATGGTAAGTAGGAatgtaaataaaaagaaaaggccCCTTTCTTACTTTTGTTGGTTTCTATCTTTTGTTCCAAGTTGATGACTGCAGAAACATTTACTAAATATTTAATTAAGAAATGTGGTaggctgtatatatatatatatatatatcatttggtCTACTTTAACAGAATTGAAGTCATCTATCTATTAGCAGACTCTTCGTCACCAACCATTCTGATTTATTTAGTGTTGAAATTTCTTAATAAACTACAGTAGCTTGCTGGTGAAGACTTTGAGTATTAACCATGCTTCCAAGCAGAGCAGTAGATTATATAAAAAAGTGAACAAAGATTATATATTACTAGTTATATTAACACCTAATTCTCAGGAATTTGAAAGTTTaatctaattatttttaaaaatacgtCAATGTTTTCTCTTTAAGATAAatgaatattttttaaataaccaTGGAACATTAAATTATGATACATATTCTGTGAGTAAAAAAATTTATATGAGGTACATTTATAagctttttttatgaaaataaaatataaatttgattgaaagggtaaaattaaaattttaaagtttatggCTCCTAAGTTTAAATCCTACATGTGGTTATTCTTCTAATCTTTTTAGCTTTAAAATGGTTGTACTAAAAGATAAATTGATAGTTTTTTCTAGGTTTGAATTGATTTTATGATCTTATATAAAATATAAGATGATTAAAAacccttatttttatttaaaattaattttataaatttaaacattttcaattaaattaatatttaattaattgtactattaacttatttaaaattttaaataataatataaattaaaaaattaatcttAATgagagaaaatatttttaaaatatgtataaaataataacCCTTATTTTATAATTGTCAATGACAATCAGTATGCAAATTATAATCGCCTGTTAAGACATTTAACATATGctctaaattataaataaaagtaattatataatgcataattttttttttatatatgcaATAGTGGACAATTAACGATATCttggaaaaataatttaaataaataaagaaacgtGGTGGACTATGTCTCAGATAAGTTgcaatatttgattattttgtttttattagatttttaaaCGTTATATATTTACTATAGTTGTTATTATCCAAATCATTTATTTTAGGAGTGTTCAATAAACAGAGTTTTAGAGTATTTTTAATTGATTTGGGCACAAATGGATAATTGGATAGTCAAAATTTCTAATTGTAGTATTTAGTGAATGAAGGTTTATAAAAAATTGTTGAGCTAAAACCTATAAAATAAAAAGTGAAGGGAtgaataatttttttcatagctgattggatatgaaatatgaaatgataTACCTAACCATACTTGTTCAAAAATTACTCCATTTGCCACATGCTTTCAAACATAATGAGATATGTATttatttcttgaaaatttattgTATAGGCCCAAATCTGCCCGGGTCCGTACAaacataaactaaataaatataaaattcaaatctATTAAATAGTCCAAATAGACCCAAATCCCATTACAAAAAACTCAATTACAGCCCAAAATTTAAGGCCCAAACGGCCCAAAATACTTTAGAAACAGAAACCCAGGGTTTCTCCCCCTTGCGCCGCAGTCAAGCCCCAGCCTTCAGCACTGTACAACCACCACGCGCGCCTCCGTACACCCACGCCTAGTGCCAGCACACGCTCCGTACCTGCGAAAAAAACCAAGCAAACAGCAGCAGAGCAACAGCCAATACgaagaacaaagaaaaaaaattgtattttaattcttTTGAACATTCAGCTATAAAGCCGTGAACAAtccattgtaattttttttacgcATACTAAAAAAAATCAAGCCGAAAGTAATTGAAAGGTGATTCCCAGTCTTATTTCTTTtctgttctttcctttttgtgtTTTTCTTCTTTGGGTTTACACGAAATTTTGacataagaaaataaaagaaagaaaggatttACCTTAGTGGTCGAGGCCCATCTTCTCGCAATCGAAGTAGGGACGGGATTTCGAAATCGAAGTAGATAATCCTCGAGGTATGATTCTCCATGGCACATCTGCGCATCTCAAGTAACTGTTTAAAGTGAAGCAAGAGCATGCGAATGAGAGGCTGTTGGATCAGCCGAATGGAGAGGAGAGAGTTAGAATTCTTCTGTTTTCCCATTTCATCAGTAATAGGGTTTCTTTCCCTTTATAAACGGGATGAAACGATACCGTTTGAAGCCAATTCCAATGGCTCAAAACAGTGTAGCACAGGTAGCATGACCCGAGGACCCGACTTAGACACGTCCAGATCCGCGCGTCTTGGTCCTATGAAGGTTATTTGCGCCATTAATCCTTTCCTTTTGCACAAGCATTCAATTGCGCTTAATgtgttttgtttcatttttaaatttGTCCTTGTAATTTGTGcatattttcattttagcccGTGCCTCTGTACAGCGTTTTAGGATCTGGAATATTTCCAGA contains the following coding sequences:
- the LOC108463061 gene encoding (+)-delta-cadinene synthase isozyme A-like yields the protein MASQVSQILASPHTSIPCNMENRPKADFHPGIWGDIFLNCPNEDIDTATQLRHEELKEEVRRLLVAPMGDNSTQKLPLIDAVQRLGVYYHFEEEIEDALEAIYHDNNDVDNDLYTTSLRFRLLREHGFNVSCEVFDKFKDEEGNFMSSITTDVQGLLELYEASYMRVHGEDILDEAISFTTTHLTLAAPTLEYPLSEQVAHALKQSIRRGLPRVEARRYISIYQDIESHNKALLEFAKIDFNLLQLLHRKELSEICRWWKDLDFTKKLPFARDRVVEGYFWIMGVYFEPQYSPGRKMMTKVIAMASIVDDTYDSYATYDELIPYTDAIERWDIKCMDELPEFMKISYKALLDVYEEMEQLMAKQGRQYRVEYARKAMIRLAQAYLLEAKWTHQNYKPTFEEFRDNALPTSGYGMLAITAFVGMGDVITPETFEWATNDPKIIKASTIICRFMDDIAEHKFKHRREDDCSAIECYMEQYGVTAQEAYDEFNKHIESSWKDINEEFLKPTEMPVPVLNRSLNLARVMDVLYREGDGYTHVGKAAKGGISSLLIDPIPL